From the Acipenser ruthenus chromosome 5, fAciRut3.2 maternal haplotype, whole genome shotgun sequence genome, the window CCCTATAAAACTATAGACATGAATAAAAATGTTCCTTTGTTCAGAAATCATCACTGGGGCGCAGCTATAACAATAAAGGTATTTTCCTAGAGTAACTGTAGCCATAACCCTTCTGCATTATTTCCTGGGTCGGAGATGAgacaaaaagaaaaggcagcgGCTTTCTGGAAAGGACAGGTTGCCGTTTACAGCCCACTGAATCACCACTAAAGGGctggtttctttttatttgcagAAGCAGAAGCCTAAAAGAGTAAAAGCTATTTATAACTGTGCAGCCGACAACCCCGATGAGCTGACGTTCTCCGAGGGCGAGGTCATCATAGTGGACGGTGAGGAGGACCACGAGTGGTGGGTAAGTGACGAGTGGGGTTTCCAAATCGAAAAAAAGATTCCCTGtggagagagagactttgacgaGTGGGGTTTCACTGTGGAAAGAGATTCCCTGtggagagagagactttgacaaACTCCCAGGATCCTGGAGAACCTGTGACACCAAGCACAAAGCATAGCGATGACCTAATACTGGCATTCCATCAGCCCGCTTTCCTGTGTGATTTATTTAGAATGGAGAACAGCTgtgccttgttttttttgttctaagTCTCTGCCACAAATAATACACTCTGTTAGACTAGTTACTGTTTCAGGATGTTTGTCAGACTTTTGTTAAAGggttattttttatcttttgctaTGTTTGTTGAAAGGAGAAACATGGTCCATTTTTGttctaaaaaataatttatttacctATGATTTGCTCTTAAATGGATGTGTggtaaaatgtgatttttttttttttattgacatttcTCAAAACAATATTACTGTTGGGTTCATTTATTTCGTGTTGACCAGAGCAGTTGCATCTgaagctgggtttttttttttcttctggcaaTACCCTGCTGGTGCTGTCAGTTCTTTACTTCAGTCTCATTATCTTTAGTAAACGATGGCTTCACTAATTACCGATGAAGAACAGGCTGTTATAGTCGTCTTATCTGTAGTTATTGTAAATGCAATATTAAAAGCAGAAGCGAAGCCACGTAAATGCTGGACAAGACCTTGGCTGAGGCATCGTCAGAAACACGGGGCATATAGTTAACATCTTTTTAAATACCGGTAGTTGACATCTTTTTAAATTCACCGCCTCTTTACCATAGGAAAGTAAACAGTCAGGAGATTGTAACAACCAATCACATTTCGCAGCCGTGCACATGATAAACAACGTCACTACAAATCGCTCAGCAGAATAACCATAGACTTACCTTTTTTGTTGTAATGCgatgggtgggcctgtttctgtgagcaaagttattttaaaatttcagttttaaagaacggttctaATTTACTTTTCATAAACACGAATTTAccgaggggggaaaaaaaaggactattttatttttacattgataattacagcagaaatgtatttatgtgaATTAGTTACAATACATCCGTGAGGTACCAGCACAGTTGAAGCAACACATCTCCAActgtaatctttatttataaaacagaatgtttagatgctgcatgctgattggctaTGGAGGATTTTTTACCCTGCAGTTAAATAGTACAATGCATTGTGGAACTTATTTTTGCCGAAGCCCAGTTCGATTAATAAATGATCAATATATTAAATTcccaataaatatacacattgttgtgatgtcttttaaagttttttgtgACATTCCTTTCACTGGCTAGAATTACAAGCAGCAAAACCAAGAGACACATATTTACACAAGTCAACAACTAATTCTTGGGCAGCtggttttttattgatttgattaaacATAAAGAAATGATAATCTATTACGATAATTAAGTTACCATAATTCTATGCTTTAGTGCGTAATTCGGCTGGTCAAGAGTTCTCAATTTTGGTGTTCGcttccgtgctggtctcaatcgctccagTGCTGACATACACCGCAATGATGTTAGTgatcaagcatttaaaaatgcccataatgtatttttgtattgttggcttctccaggtcagcagtagtaatgcgtggatagtgaactttgtcttttgcctccttttctgtatcttttcattgtcaacaaaaatacatgattggcatgtATGATTgggtttatgtcagcactgtttacggagcgattgagaACAGCACGGAGGCTAACATAACAACATTCTTAGCCTCCGTGCCTCCAACCCAACcacagccgtatgttaatgcaacacaacacacgccctgtcgtgtgttaGCCCTTACTTTACAAGCCGCTGTGTTGCGTGCACGTGAGCGCAATACACAAAAACtccctagtaaagaatacatttacgctccaaaaatatgaaaaaatgttttagttttttttttttaacttgggagatattctccatgtatgcattttcttcctgcttctgtagccgagtttttaaggtctcatttggggtttgcaatgggatctacaAACTATGCTGTCAGTTTATTTCCATAATTATATAACCTTTCCACAGACCACTAGTGGTCCGCCGGCTCCCTTCTACTGTAGCGCAACTGCTTGAAATTGGTTGCAGAAACGTCCACATATAGAGATTGAGTTGCGCAACTGATCACTCAGGTGTTGACCCGGCTTTACAGTGGTGCCATAAGATGGACATgcgtaacaaaaaacaaacagatgaagTAATGCGCACTGTAGCCACTTGACAGCAGGGATTTGTATTTCTTGTTACAGCTCGGGCACATCGAAGGGGACCCGACGAGAAGAGGAGCTTTTCCTGTCACGTTTGTGCACTTCATTGCTGACTGAAAAGCCTTTCTGAAGGAGggccaaaaaaaaaccaacacatttCAGCTTTTGTCAATGTTTTCATCTGCTCGTGCGAGGTGTACTGCACCACTGGGGTTCCAGCATGCCAGACTTACAACAGGAGGCATCTTTAAAGCGAGGTGGAGTCCTTCTGGTCTGTTGCAATTCATTTCCAAGGTCTAGAATGCATTTGCCACCGACCATGGTGGAAGCGCTGAATTTCTCCAGCCATTGCTTTCAACATGATTAGGTAAAATGCTTCTCTTTCCTTTTAATGGAGCACTAAAGATGTATGTATATTCTGTTATTTGTAAAACGTTGTAATATGGCTTACAATGACAGTATGTTGCACACCTCTAAAGGTGCTACATCAAGAAAATACAATGTTAAGCCTGTCTGTGCACATCCAAGGAGTGAATGCTACTAAAAATGTTATGGACCTGATGTTAACTTGATTTAGAGGACTGTTCCAACAGGCACCTTATTGAAAGCAATGCTGAGGGATGGATTGAGTCAGATGATACAGAGTTCCCTGTTCAAAAGCTCTGTTCAAACTATTATACCTCTGACTGCAAAATGTAATTGAATGACACCGTAGGCAGGTCATAAAACCAATGCTTTATGTTCTGAATTTAAATTCTCCCTTTGTAACTTTCACTCCTTGTGGGTATGCACTTAGTTGCTAGAATAATTCATATACAGCTTGTTGTAAATTAGAGAGGATGCTTGAACTGCATTTTCCTGAATTTAGTTAAAAAATACTGAGTATGATGGATTTGCAGTGTACCTGTTTCAGGTGTAATATAAATACAAAGTAGAGGTTTATTCCAGATTGTCTTTTAATGCGATGCACAGTATATGGACTGCACtaataatttttaaatgaatgtttgaGCCATATAAAGACATTCTCACAACCCCACAGTAAAGTTAATATAGTTCCAGGGTACATTACATTCTAGGGAGACACAATTAAGGGGTGAGGGTGAGATAGATTAAAACAGCCTACCTAAACCATACAAAAATCAAAAACTGAAGAGGGAACAAACCCATAAATACAGATTATaagatcatttacatttttaacaatCTTCTACGAATTCACATGGAAGATCTTTTATATTTTTAGGTTTTAGAGGTAAAAGATTTTAAGGGACCATAAATTGTGGACAGAGATACGTTCAAGATTTTAAGAGACCATAAATTGTGGACAGAGATACGTTCAAGAGTGGGGTTTCCAAATCTAGGACAGTACCACCCACTCCTGATTTTGCTGTTTTTAAGGCTTTAAAGCAGCAAGTGGCATTTGAAACACAGcaaaagtattttaaatatatattgtttaaaagCATGTTATGTAATGGATTTGATTTGGTTGCAGAGcaactgtaattatatatataaccttAATTCTAAATTAAATATACCCTTCACTGTACCGACTGCAGTAAACTGAGATTGAAAATTGAGCATGCGTATCAGTTTGTGCCACACTATTCTTGTTCAGCTGTTTATCCACTGGAAAtgtaacaataaaactgttactgAAGTATGTATGTTTGGTCTGTGTTTTATATATCATATAAGTTTATTCTATATTATACAAGATGAAATGAGCATTtaggcatttaacaaaaaataaggTCCTGTACATGTTggggttacaagatatcacattatttttacatacaattacagtgGTAGGTATTTATATGCAATAAGGAGAGGGGCACAAGCAAATGGACAGTATCgtaatattaatgttttatacatacatatacaaatCCTTGAaggtttatatattttaatagtgcAAGTCTATTTCTCTTTATAATATTACAGTTGCATTCATGAGGAATTGCCAAAGATTACACAGTAATTTAGGTGGGCTTTGTTCTCACTGTCTCTTGGCCTCCAGTCCTTAACAACATCCcgctgtgctttaaaaaaaaaaaacaaaaaaaaaaacaacaccttttCCAGCAGTTTGGCATCATCTCGGCACTGTGAGTCTGCACCATGTCAATGCTGGGTTACAATGTAAGTTTACGCTGAAAACGATGTTATTGTTCATAGGAACCAAGTTGTCCTGTGGTTGTTTTGCACGTGGCGATTAGGGTTGTCACaatcgtgatactttctttacatgtatCATTTTTAGCGTGatgcaagaccaaaagcacaacataatGCAGCTCATTGTAGATCACCAAGTGATTCTTGAATGAAGTAGTAATgcatagttggtatgaatacatactttccctaactcattttatttttaaccttCAACAAAAGTCCTTAATTCAATTATCATTTGATCACATCACGACCTATTTATCATgatacatatataattacagtacaCTCCTAATAGTAATGTCTTTTTTTCATGTTTCTGGTGGCTCTACTTCTGAATTTACAGCCGAATGCCACTGACTGGCTTGTTATTACTAAAGGTGCCTAGATCATGTGTTAAGTAAAAACTGCATTCAAGCACCTTCATTTCTTCACGGTGCATAGGTAGTCTCAATATGTAACGTGTTTAAAATGTGACTGTGTATTTAGGGAAGAAATACAGAAAAGTCCCACAAAGCCAGGCTATTTGGCATTAAAGAGGTCAGACTGCAGTGCAGCTTAATATACTTTATTGTACCTTGGATCTGACACCAACATGGGcaacacacatttttaaatacaacatttaaaaaaaaatgtatggggtATAAAAATGAATTACTTAATATAAATAACGTACAGACTTTAACAGCTCTTTAAAATTAAATCACACTTGGTTTGTGCTTAAAATAATTACCACTTGGCTTATCATAGTACTGGCAAACCAAGTATTGCCACTTATCATTAAGAATGACAGAACCCTCCTGTAATGCTACAGTTACTAATATTAAACATCGAGTCATAGCTTCATGAAATGAAAGGCAAGACGAAAGGAAAACGCAGCATTGCATTACTCTCATTTATAAAATTCTTAATGGCAAACATGGCTTGAAGGTTCTGGATTTCACATTAAATAAGTTAAGATTAGTTACACAATTCTGATCCAACAATGGTATCTATCTGTagtttcacagtcacagtgttggAAATTTCCAACTCACAGTTGCCAGCATCTCCCCTGTAATTCCGCTATTACAAATTAAGCTTATTAATCCAGACAATATCGTTCACATGGGGGTCAAGATTTCTCAGATGTTAAAACGGAGTCGAAGGCTGATGATAGCACCTTGCAAATGGCATGTGCTTGTTCCTGTGGAACAAATAAAAATCATAGTGATGCATGCAATCACACAAAACAAgacgtttattttattaatctcaGTTCTGAAATGCTCACTGCACAGTGCCTGGATTTTCAAGTGCTTGCCAATCCccaattgattatatatataaaactgacaGCCCTCctaatttgtatatttatttaaccagatgTAGTGCCTATTGAGACTGAGGccttgtttacaagggggtcctggaaaagatgccaaaataaatattaacagaTATAGATAAACACATTAGCATATTAGATTTGATTACAGGTCTGATGTTTTGAGTGAGTTATCTATTCTATACTGCTAAAGGCTGCTTCTATGGGGACCATTTCACATTTTTAGGTGTATTTTAATACTCAAGCATACATTTTCTAACAGTAATTTTAGAGCACTTTACAACACAGGGAATCCTGCTGGATTACATTAACCACCATtttatagctaaaaaaaaaaaaagagcgtaATCCAGGGGGGTTCTCAAGTGCTGTAAAAGGCTCTAAAACAGTTTTGGCTTTACTGGTGGGGTATAGGCTGATCAAATGAATCCCTTGTGGAATAGACCAGCAACGGACCAATAATTCCTCGGTGCTGCTGTGCCATCTCACACTTACCGAGCCGTTACACTGGTACACCCAGATATTGCATTCTTCCTGGTTGGAATCTGTTGTTTTCAGAGCCAGGATGTTCTTGCCAGCTCCCAAGCCGTCATCGTAACACAGCATGGTGACTATCAGATACAACGGGTGCCGGTGCAGCGCACCCTGTCAAAACAAGAAACTATTTACAGTCCGTTCGGAAATCTACATTTTATATCATAACCCTTATGAGACAACTTTGTAAAATCGAGCCCATGAGGCTTTTCATGgttttcaaaacaataaaacaaaggggctcccgagtggtgcatccagtaaaggcgctccgtgtggagtgcaggatgcgttctaTACTCTGGACGTCGCCAgtccgagtccaggctattcctttgccgaccaaggacgggagctcccagggggcggtgcttaATTGGCTGCGCgtcgccggggggggggggggggctaggtcggccagggcgtcCTCGGCtcatcagtgacccctgtgggctggccaggtgcctgcaggcttgcctgtaagctgcccagggctgcgttgtcctccgacactgtagctctgagtggctgcatggtgagtctacagtgtgtaaagaagcgggtggctgacggcatacgctttggaggacagcgtgtgttcgtctttgcccctcccgtgtcagtgcaggggtggtagcggtgggctgagcctaaaaataattggacattactaaattggggagaaaaacaacacaaaataattggcgaccactaaattttaaagaaaaaaaaaaataaatacaacaagcaGCAACTAGAACAACAATTGAACACATATGCaagaaaattcaaataaataaatgcagcacttaaaTTAGTAAATGTCTGTTCAAAGTTCTATCTATCCTTGACACTAAAACAAATGGCCCTTTGTTCCACTGTGCATATTTTCCCCTCTCAGCAGAGCAACCTCTATCAAGAAACTTAAAAAGATTTTGCGTCAAAATCCACTTGGGTGATATTAACATGAAAGCACTCACGCACTGATCCGCTGTGGCGACTTTGACCCCGTATTTTGAGACTGCCAGGATCATTTCCTCCTCTATTGGCACAAAGGGCAGCTTTCCGTC encodes:
- the LOC117402524 gene encoding integrin beta-1-binding protein 1-like, which produces MFRKSKKRHSSSSSQSSEVSTKSKSVDSSLGGLSRSSTVASLDTDSTKSSGNSTSDACVEFRVKYVGAIEKLHFEMCRTLQKPLDLVNYIDVAQQDGKLPFVPIEEEMILAVSKYGVKVATADQCGALHRHPLYLIVTMLCYDDGLGAGKNILALKTTDSNQEECNIWVYQCNGSEQAHAICKVLSSAFDSVLTSEKS